Proteins encoded in a region of the Nonomuraea helvata genome:
- a CDS encoding roadblock/LC7 domain-containing protein, translating into MREMSQGARGISWLITDFVNNVPGVAHTVVVSSDGLPLAFSEGFPKDRADQLAAVASGVISLTQGAARVFEGGMVTQTVIEMQRGLLMIMSISDGSCLAVLAAPDCDMGLVAYQMTLLVERAGQVLTPAVRAELQAARPR; encoded by the coding sequence ATGAGAGAAATGAGCCAGGGAGCGCGCGGCATAAGCTGGTTGATCACGGACTTCGTGAACAACGTGCCGGGTGTCGCGCACACGGTCGTGGTGTCGTCCGACGGCTTGCCGCTGGCCTTCTCGGAGGGTTTTCCCAAGGACCGAGCCGACCAGCTCGCCGCGGTGGCGTCGGGTGTGATCAGCTTGACCCAAGGCGCCGCGCGGGTCTTCGAGGGCGGTATGGTGACGCAGACCGTTATCGAAATGCAGCGCGGGCTCTTGATGATCATGTCCATCAGCGATGGCTCCTGCTTGGCCGTCCTGGCCGCTCCCGACTGTGACATGGGGTTGGTGGCGTACCAGATGACCTTGCTGGTCGAGCGGGCCGGTCAGGTGTTGACCCCGGCCGTACGCGCCGAACTGCAAGCGGCCCGCCCCCGCTAG